One window from the genome of ANME-2 cluster archaeon encodes:
- a CDS encoding PIN domain-containing protein has product MILIDSSVFLKHFLEGDARAHDFLKNAKDKAVICDVIVNEVIYILMKQYIVNKYDLKHYDAIDHLKKPDIFPEAFKNAFIFTKLITAIDCEVLPNARYFEMMDIMGKYNLLPNDALIVATCRAYGISRVATFDSDLKIVDFIELIEL; this is encoded by the coding sequence ATGATACTCATTGATTCCTCTGTTTTCCTGAAACATTTTCTTGAAGGTGATGCAAGAGCACATGATTTTTTGAAAAACGCTAAAGATAAAGCGGTTATTTGTGATGTTATTGTAAATGAAGTAATTTATATTTTAATGAAACAATACATTGTAAATAAATACGATCTAAAACACTACGATGCTATTGATCATCTTAAAAAGCCAGATATTTTCCCGGAAGCATTTAAAAATGCGTTTATTTTTACAAAATTGATAACAGCCATTGACTGCGAAGTACTTCCTAATGCGAGATACTTTGAAATGATGGATATTATGGGAAAATACAACCTTCTTCCGAATGATGCTTTGATCGTTGCTACTTGCAGAGCCTATGGAATATCCAGGGTTGCAACATTTGACAGCGATCTAAAGATTGTGGATTTTATCGAGCTTATTGAATTATAA
- a CDS encoding antitoxin family protein translates to MTETEIIDAVYENGVLKPLQKIEPCEGKIVEIRIRKVENILRETSGIFKGKYDKKMRYEMYDTH, encoded by the coding sequence ATGACAGAAACAGAGATAATTGACGCAGTTTATGAGAACGGGGTTCTTAAACCTTTACAAAAGATAGAACCTTGTGAAGGCAAAATAGTTGAGATACGCATACGGAAAGTGGAGAATATTCTGAGAGAAACGTCTGGAATATTCAAAGGAAAATACGATAAGAAAATGAGATATGAGATGTATGATACTCATTGA
- a CDS encoding DNA adenine methylase has translation MSITIQKIQYSAQVEKFDNGSINVPTFIKWAGGKTQLLNQFKSFFPRTFNKYLEPFIGSGAVFFLIKEVYQPDEIILSDINPELINCYKVVQTQLLELLELLKDHRKNHNKEYYYSIRNLDTSILSEVELAARFIYLNKTCFNGLYRVNSKGKFNVPIGSYKNPKIFKEEILERANSMLQDVDIITMPFENVLNHANEGDFIYFDPPYHPLSSTSNFTSYTKNSFSEKDQNRLAGVYRELDKKGCQLMLSNSYSNLILELYSDYRIEKVSAKRMINCNGNGRGAIAEAVILNY, from the coding sequence ATGAGTATAACAATACAAAAAATACAGTACAGTGCTCAAGTTGAGAAATTTGATAATGGATCTATTAATGTCCCAACATTCATTAAATGGGCAGGTGGAAAAACTCAATTACTAAATCAATTCAAATCGTTTTTCCCAAGAACATTTAACAAATATTTAGAACCGTTTATTGGAAGCGGAGCCGTATTTTTTTTAATAAAAGAAGTATACCAGCCCGATGAAATCATTCTATCAGACATAAATCCTGAATTAATAAATTGTTACAAAGTTGTACAAACTCAACTTTTGGAATTATTAGAATTGCTCAAAGATCATCGAAAAAATCACAATAAAGAATATTATTATTCTATTCGAAATCTGGATACCAGTATTTTATCAGAAGTTGAATTGGCTGCAAGATTTATTTATTTAAATAAGACATGCTTTAACGGTTTGTATAGAGTAAATTCCAAGGGAAAATTCAATGTTCCAATTGGAAGTTATAAAAACCCTAAAATATTCAAAGAGGAGATTTTGGAAAGAGCGAATTCCATGCTTCAAGATGTTGATATAATTACTATGCCTTTTGAAAATGTATTAAATCATGCTAATGAAGGGGATTTTATTTATTTTGATCCTCCATATCATCCATTATCATCTACATCGAATTTTACGAGTTATACTAAAAACTCGTTTTCGGAAAAAGACCAGAATCGTTTAGCTGGTGTTTATCGCGAACTTGATAAAAAAGGCTGCCAACTAATGTTGAGCAACAGTTATTCAAATTTGATTTTAGAATTGTATAGTGATTATAGAATTGAAAAAGTAAGTGCAAAAAGGATGATAAACTGCAATGGTAATGGAAGAGGGGCAATAGCGGAAGCAGTAATTTTGAATTATTAA
- a CDS encoding DUF742 domain-containing protein has protein sequence MNNWDLISFVKSSDKRFRILSLIMDAVSTPSDISAKLDIPISHVSSTLSELSERELVICLTPERRKTKLFQSTENGRNILSKIKEIE, from the coding sequence ATGAATAATTGGGACTTGATCAGCTTTGTAAAGTCAAGCGATAAAAGATTCCGAATTTTATCATTAATAATGGATGCTGTAAGTACACCAAGCGATATTTCAGCAAAACTTGACATTCCAATAAGTCATGTTAGTAGTACATTAAGTGAACTTTCTGAAAGAGAATTAGTTATTTGTCTTACTCCAGAAAGAAGAAAAACAAAGTTATTTCAAAGCACTGAAAATGGAAGGAATATTTTATCAAAAATTAAAGAGATCGAGTGA
- a CDS encoding methyltransferase domain-containing protein, with protein MDGIESKSGNEMISNYSYMKEVSHNDFKKFLKHNDEVKIGGVKIKLQIKWDLSKLAPAAFKPQTTTVWSFPDRGDWATHKGNYRGNWSPYIPRNLILRYTDRNDTVLDQMAGSGTTLVECRLLQRNAIGVDINPDAVMVARNRLDFPYTPLDEEYREPDIRTYVGDARALDIIPDSSIDLIATHPPYAHIIPYTHETGEGDLSNVHSIDEFAKEMRQVAAESIRVLKPGKHCAILMGDARKHAHFIPITPRVLQAFLDVGFVLRENIIKLQWKMKGTRENWSGTKYNFLLIGHENLYVFRKLKDGESAAKFRNSMKWW; from the coding sequence ATGGATGGAATAGAATCTAAATCAGGAAACGAAATGATATCAAATTACAGTTATATGAAAGAGGTTTCTCATAACGATTTTAAAAAATTTTTAAAACATAACGACGAGGTTAAAATTGGAGGAGTGAAGATAAAACTTCAAATAAAGTGGGATCTTTCAAAACTCGCCCCCGCCGCATTCAAACCCCAGACCACCACAGTCTGGTCATTCCCGGACCGCGGGGACTGGGCCACCCACAAAGGCAACTACCGCGGCAACTGGTCACCCTACATCCCCCGCAACCTCATCCTCCGCTACACAGACCGTAATGACACCGTCCTTGACCAGATGGCAGGCAGCGGCACCACCCTCGTCGAGTGCAGACTCCTCCAGCGCAACGCCATCGGGGTTGACATAAATCCCGATGCCGTCATGGTCGCCCGCAACAGGCTGGACTTCCCCTACACGCCCCTTGATGAAGAATACCGCGAACCAGACATACGAACATACGTCGGGGATGCCCGCGCGCTTGATATCATCCCCGACAGCTCCATCGACCTCATCGCCACCCATCCCCCCTATGCACACATCATCCCCTACACCCATGAGACTGGCGAAGGCGACCTCTCAAACGTCCACAGCATCGATGAATTTGCCAAGGAGATGCGCCAGGTGGCTGCCGAATCCATCCGCGTGCTTAAACCGGGGAAGCATTGCGCTATACTGATGGGGGATGCCCGCAAGCATGCTCATTTCATTCCCATTACTCCAAGGGTTCTCCAGGCCTTCCTTGATGTGGGATTTGTGCTGCGGGAGAATATTATTAAACTTCAGTGGAAGATGAAAGGGACGAGGGAGAACTGGAGCGGGACAAAATACAACTTTTTGCTCATCGGGCATGAGAACCTGTATGTTTTCAGGAAATTGAAGGATGGTGAATCGGCAGCTAAATTCAGGAACAGCATGAAATGGTGGTAG